The Nitrospirota bacterium genome contains the following window.
GAGGATGAAGATAGGCTTGACATAGCAATCATAAAGAGTGCCGATTTAACAATAAACGGTATTAAGGAGGTATTAAGGAGCTATTATGAATCTGAGTCAAAAAGAGAGAGATATCATAAAAGAGTTTAAAAATAAGGCTATGAAGCAATACCCTGGGGAGATTATCAATGTTATAGTTTTTGGTTCAAAGGCGAGGGGTGATGCCTCTGAAGAATCGGATATTGATATTCTGGTAGTAATCAAGTCAGATAACTGGCGAACGGGGGACAATATCCGTGATATTGGATACGAACTTGAATTGAAACACGATCTAATTCTCTCTATTCAAGTAGTTAGTCAAAAACATATAGCGCATTTAAAGAATATCCGTTCGCAGTTTATAAGAAATATCGAAAGAGAAGGGGTTGCTCTATGAGAACAAACTTTAGTAAAGTAGAGGTCAGAAAAGAATTTGAGCGCGCTGAAAAAGCGTTGAGGGCTGCACAGATTCTATTGAAAGATGACCTTCTGGAGGATGCCATATCCCGTGCTTATTACGCCATTCTCCATGCTGCAAAGGCAGTCCTATTGGTTGAGAATATCAATGTAGAGTCACACAGGGCAGTAAAAAGACTTTTGGGACAA
Protein-coding sequences here:
- a CDS encoding nucleotidyltransferase domain-containing protein, with amino-acid sequence MNLSQKERDIIKEFKNKAMKQYPGEIINVIVFGSKARGDASEESDIDILVVIKSDNWRTGDNIRDIGYELELKHDLILSIQVVSQKHIAHLKNIRSQFIRNIEREGVAL
- a CDS encoding HEPN domain-containing protein; protein product: MRTNFSKVEVRKEFERAEKALRAAQILLKDDLLEDAISRAYYAILHAAKAVLLVENINVESHRAVKRLLGQHLIQTGRIDAKYSRILAEEQDDRYLADYDVIFSPERERVQQRVEDAVVFLNAMKSYLEKHGITL